CCTAACTGAGCTGCTACATCATGAACGAGACGTGATAGGTGCGAATTGATTTGTTGCATATTATTGAAACTTTTAATAATATATTAAGTGCAAAATTACTGCAATTTATGCAGAAATCCAAATTTAGCATTAAATTGTTTTGAAAATTTATGGCTTTTTGATTGCTTCATTGTATCTTTGCAAACGTGAAACGACTTATCTTTACTTATCTACTATTAACCTTTTTTGTTTTTGCTCAGGCACAAACAAATATTCACCAACGTCAATTAACAATGGATGATGGCCTGTTGGCCAATTCCGTCACACAGATAGTTCAGGACAACCGCGGTTTTCTCTGGATAGGCACCGCCAACGGTCTGTCGAGATACGATGGCGTGAGCATCGAGAACTACCGACTCTCCGAACTTGATGCCACCCACGGCGTAAATGCACTGTTAGCGCTTAATGACGGTGACCTGCTGATAGGTACCCGACAGACGGTCTATCAATTCAGTTTCGACACTGAGGAGTTCACTGCTCTTCCTTTTGAGGATACGCTCAACGTTTCGTCTCTGGCCACTGATTTCGACGGCAACCTGTGGATTGCCACCCACAACCAAGGAGTTGTGCGATATAACAAGAAGGAAGAACTGGTTCAGGAATATCATCTGTATGAGGTTTCCGATGATGTCGATATGATCTATGCAGACAACGACAATCAGATTTGGGCATTGAGTAAGGATGGTGTGGTTCCACTATGGCGCCTCGACAAGTTGACTGACACTTTCTCACCTGCCAACCTATTGTCGGCCTCACCCAACAGCATCACAATGCTGCAAACCAGTGACAAGCGTTTATGGCTGGGTACTTGGGAACATGGTATCATGCTCATTCACGACGATGGCTCGTTGGAGCCCATGCCTATTCCTACCGGCGGTCATTGTCAGCATATACGCACTTTATTTGAACTATCGCCCACCCAACTGCTATTAGGCTGCGACGACGGACTATGGGTCTTCGACACCCAACTGCACACCTACAATCTCTACACTCCACAGCGCTTTATACAAGCTATCACCCGTGACCACGAAGGCGGTTTGTGGATAGGAACAATGCACAATGGCGTAACCTATCTCTCCCCCATTGCCCATCGTTTCAGTCACTCGCCCGTTGGCCTTACTGCCCATTTCTGTGAAGACCGGTATGGCAATCTATGGGTGACCCGCGAACACGGCGGACTGGACTGTTATCGCAATCATCATCTCGTAGAGACATTCAACACATCCAGACTCGACGGTCTTAGCATCCACTCACTCTGTGCCGATGGCAGCAACCTTTGGATTGGCACTTATAGCGATGGTGTCTATCAGTTCTCGCCCACAACGGGAAGACTGCGTCATTATGAGACGACCAACGACGAACAGAGTCTTTACGATCCGAACTCCTGCACACTACTACGCGACAGGAAAGGCCGCATCTGGGTGGCCACCATGCAGGGACTGTGCGTCTATAACCCCAACACCGACCGTTTTGAGCGTAAAGCCGCAGTGGCATCAGTGCCCATAGATATTGACGAGGACAGCAAGGGACGCCTTTGGATCTCGACACAAGGCAACGGTATCTGGCGCTACGATAAGAATAATGGCAGTATCAAGCATTTCCGTCGTGATGGCAGAAATGAGGCTACACTCAGCGACAACATCGTCAACAGCACCATTATCGACAGCAATGGAACTCTTTGGGCTGGCACCCAGAACGGTCTTTGCCATTTCGACGAAAAGAATGACTGTTTCAGACGCGTCAAGCTCGGTGTGCCACGACAAGTGGTGTCGGCCATTATTGAAGATCAAGGTGCGTTGTGGCTCTCAGGTGATTTCGGTATTCTGCGCTATCAAGAGGGTAAGAACTTACAACGTTTCACCCGACAGGACGGACTCGGAAGTGAAAAGTTCCAGCCAAACTCAGCCTGGAAAGCCAACGACGGATGCATCTATTTCGGCAACATCAGTGGCATTGACTCTTTCTATCCCTACCAAATCAAAGTGAATCAGCATGCACCAGCTGTATTCATCACCGGACTTGAAATCAACAACCAGCGTGTCGATATCGGCGGCTGGCATCTACCCATCGTCTTTGAGAAGCTGAAACAACTTGATATTTGGTACAATGACCGCATGTTCAGTCTTTCGTTTGCCTCACTGAGCTATTGCTCGCCTGAAAAAAACATGTATGCTTACAAACTGGAAGGCTTTGACAAAGACTGGAACTTTGTTGGCAACACTCAAAAAGTCACCTACACCAATCTTCCTGCCGGAAAATACACATTCTTAGTCCGTGGTACGAACAATGACGGTATCTGGTCGGAGAATATCACTTCTTTACCCATAGAAGTGCACCCGCCCTACTGGTTGTCCACTTATGCAAAGATATTCTATGTCATCCTGTTCATCGTACTCGTCACTGGTTTCATCCGTTTCCGTCTGTTCCTGACTGAACGCCGCCACCGTAAGGAGATTGCCCTGCTGAATGAAGCCAAGAAGGAAGAGATGCGTGTAGCACGCATAGAGTTCTTCACCATGATAGCCCATGAGATCCGGACACCTGTTTCACTCATCATCGGTCCGTTGGAAACGCTGAAAGAGAAACTGAAAACCTATCTCTACAATCATTCTGTGAACACTGAGGAACTGGACTTCCAGGAACTGAAAGGTACCCTACAGGTTATCGACCGCAACGCCAACCGACTGTTGGAGCTGATCAACCAGCTCTTGGATTTCCGTAAGGTAGAACAGCACCGTATGGAGATGAATTTCAGCCCACAGAATATCCGACAACTCCTACAGTCGGTAGCCGACAACTTCAGCACGGCCCTCAAAACACAAGGTCTGAAGTTCAGCGTTAGTCTGCCCGACAGTCAGTTTACAGCCTCGGTGGACCGCGAAGCCATTGTCAAGGTGGTCACCAACCTGCTGTCGAATGCCCAGAAATACACACATAGCTCTATTGAGTTGTGCAGTAAACCACTCCCCGACGGCAAACATTTCAGTATCGCCGTTTACGACGATGGTGAAGGCATTGCCAAGGAAGACCTGAAGAATATTTTCGATCCTTTCTTCCAAGGCCGGAACAACAAGCCGGGAACAGGTATTGGTCTGAACATCGTCAAGCATGTCGTGGAACAACATCACGGAACAATCGACATCCAATCCGAACCTGGCAAAGGTACCCGTTTCACGATTATCCTACCCATCGCCCAAGACTTCAACAGCGACAGCAAGGCAGTAGATTCTCCATCAGAGAAAAACGATGTTTCTCCTGCTATAGTCGAACAGAAAAAAGACGAGAAACCCACCATGCTTATTGTTGATGACAACGAAGATATGCTTACCTTCCTCGTTACAACTTTCATGGACAATTTCGAGACCATCGCTGCCCACGACGGCAATGAGGCACTACAGATTCTGAAAGAGAGTCTGGTGGTAAAAGACGGTCAGACCCCCACTTCGACCGTTGACATCATTATCAGCGACTGGATGATGCCTGATACCGACGGCATCGAACTGTGCAGTAGCATACGTCAGAACACTGCCACCAAGCACATTCCTTTCATCCTGCTCACCGCCAAGACAGATAGTGATTCGAAAGTTCGTGCCATGGAGGCCGGTGTCGATGCCTATATTGAGAAACCTTTCGCCGTCAAATATTTAGAGGCCTGCATCCATAATTTACTAAATCGCAAGCCTCAAACAGACGGACTTTTAAGTAAAAACAACTTAAAATAGAAGCCATTATGATATTTTTTATTTAATAAAATGGTGAAAAAGGCCACTTTTTGCAGATTTGTGCGTAAATTTGCAGCCGAATTATAATTCAACTGATCAGATGAAAAAATATCACTATGTGTTCGGCATGCTGTTGTCGATGTCTATCACCCTCTCTTCTTGCCTGGGCGAAGGTAGTTCTGAGGTCTCTCTCTACGACGATGCCGTCATCACCAGTTTTACACTTGGCACACTAACCCAATACAAACCCGGTACAGATGAGGTTGTTACTACCTTTTCCGGTTCAACATACCCCATGTCTATTGACCAGCTCAATGGTCGTATTTTCAACCGCACTCCCCTGCCTGTGGGCACTCGTATCAACGATGTGCTCTGCACTATTGGCACTTTGAACAATGGCGCCGTGGCTCTTCAGAATCTTACCGATGAATATTTCAACTGGCACAATTCTTCAGTGGGCGTAGATTTCTCAAAAGATTCTACACGCACCTTCAGAATTTTTGCCTCCGATGCTTCATGCTACCGCGACTATAAAGTAAAGATTACCGTTTCCAGCAGCGAAGGCACTAATTTCAGCTGGGGGGATCCCGTTGCCGACACCACCCTTTTGAAAGGATTCAGCGACATGCGCCTTGTGGCTATCAGCGGAAAACGTATGCTGGCACTTTGTGGCGATGGCAGTCAGACGGTAGTACGCACCTCTGCCGACAATGGCACTACTTGGAACGATCCTTCCACTGCTCCCGCCCTTGCCGACAGTGCCTGGGCCAGCGCTGTCGTAAAGGACAGCACCCTGTATTTGCTGAGCAACGGCCTGATTTATTCTACCAAGAACGGTGAGGAATGGAACAGCATCACTGCAGCCCCAGAACTGAAACAACTGGTGGCCATGAGCACGGGCGAACTGTTTGCCCTGTGCAAGGACAACACCCTTCAGGCCTCGGCCGACAATGGATTGAGCTGGACCCCACAGATTTTTGAAGAGGGGCTTTCTGCCGACTCGGCGAAGACACTGCTCAACATAAAAGATATTGCCAGCACCACCTTCAACTACCCGGCCAGCTATCATGCCGACTACGTGCTGATGGTGGGCAACAATGGCAACAACACTGTGGTATGGCGCAAGATAGCCCACTACGATCCCATTAAAGCCACTGACACATGGTCGAACATTCCACAAGAGGAAATCAATAAGTTCCGCTTGCCAGTTCGTCATCACCTCTCACTGGTACACTTCGATGATACAGTTTTAGCTTTTGCCGATGGCACAAGTGCATTCCAGACTACCGATCAGGGTATTACCTGGAAAGACAACAGCACTTATGCCCTGCCTCTTGGCGAGCCTATTCGCTGTGTGGCTGTCGATGGCGACGGTCGTCTGATGGCTATCAGCCAAGGTGGAAAAGTTTATAGAGGCATCAAATACTAAAAAGCTGTTGCCTCGCGTGCACGCATATAAATAAGGTTGAGAATGGTCAGAAAGTTCATCGTATCCACCGTCGCTTTTTTGATGGCAATAGCCGTTTCAGCACAGGATGAGCCCGAATATCGGCTCGAACTTGGAGCCGGAGCTGGTCTTGCAGCCTATGAGGGCGATTTCAACGGAAACATTCTCAAAGGGATGAAGCCCATGGGTACAGCGGTGGCAAAATACAAGATGAACCCCCGCATGGCCTGGGCAGCACTGATAGGCTACGGCAAACTGAAAGGTTCTTCGACCAACGCCGACACCTGGCTTCCCGAACTGAACAAGCATCCTGTCGGTTTCAACACCTCGGTGGTCGATGTCACCTTGCGCTATGAGTATAACTTCTGGCCGTTCGGCACAGGGCGCGAATATTATGGTGCCACCCGCATCACACCGTTCATCACCCTGGGTGTGGGCATGTCTTTCGGCAGTGCCGAAGCTACTAAGGACGGTAACACCGAGAAAGTGTCGTCAGCAGGATTCCAGTTTCCTATCGGACTGGGCATGAAATACAAACTGGCCGACCGCTGGAACCTGGCCGTGGAGTGGACCATGCATTTCACCGGCACCGACAAACTCGACGGAAAGGCCGACCCCTACGGCATCAAGAGCAGCGGACTGTTCAAGAACACCGACTGCTACAGCATATTAGGCGCCACACTTACCTACGACTTGTGGGCCAAATGTAAAACCTGTCATAACGACAGAGAATGACCTAATTAGAGAATATGAATAACGAACTTGACATGAACCGCATACCCCAGCATGTTGCCATCATCATGGATGGTAACGGCCGATGGGCTACCGAACGCGGAAAGGAACGCAGTTATGGTCATCAGGCTGGTGTAGAGGCAGTACGCCGCATCACATCGGAATGTACAAGACTGGGCGTAAAATACCTGACGCTCTATACCTTCTCTACCGAGAACTGGAACCGTCCTGCCGATGAGATTTCAGCCCTGATGGGACTGGTGCTCACTTCGCTCGAAGATGAAATCTTCATGAAGAACAACGTGCGTTTCCGCGTGATTGGCGATATAAAGCGACTGCCTGCCGAGGTTCAGCAGAAACTGCATGAAACGGAAGAGCATACAGCCAAGAACGATGCCATGACCATGGTGGTAGCCCTAAGCTATTCAAGCCGTTGGGAGATTACCAATGCCGTTCGTGAGATTATCAGTGAGAATCCTCAGGAAATCACTGAGGAGACCATCACCAAGCATCTCACCACCTCGTTCATGCCCGATCCCGACTTACTCATCCGCACTGGTGGAGAATTACGTATATCCAACTACCTGCTGTGGCAGATAGCCTATTCCGAACTCTATTTCTGTGACACCTACTGGCCCGACTTCAACGAGCAGGAACTGCACAAGGCAATCCGCAGTTTCCAGAGCCGTCAGCGTCGTTTCGGCAAGACCGAGGCACAGGTGGAAGAAGAAGTGAAGGATGAGAAATGATTCGATATTAGTGAATAATATAAGAAGATGTTCTATAATAAACAAATTAATGAGATAAGAAGTGCATGGATAGTAAAAGTGCTGTTCACACTGTTTACTATTCACTGCTCACTATTCACTGCTCATGCTCAGGATTTCGTACTGAACCCCGACATCAACTATGCCGGAACACCACGCCAGTGTGAGATTGGCGGACTGGCCGTTGAAGGCGTTGAGGGCTATGAAGACTATGTCATCACCGGACTTTCAGGATTGTCTGTCGGACAGTCTATCAGTGTGCCGGGTACTGAGATTACCGAAGCTGTAAAGCGTTACTGGAAGCACGGACTGTTCTCGAAAGTGCGCATCACTGCCGACAGTATCGTCAATTCGAAGGTGTTCCTCACCATCCATCTGGCTCTTCGTCCAAAGATTACCGATATCACCTATACCGGTGTGAAGAAGAGCGAGCGTGAAGACCTGGAAGCCAAACTGGGTATGGCTAAGGGAATGAGTCTGACCAAGAACCTCATTGACCGTGCCAAAATCCTGGCTAAGAAATATTTCGATGATAAGGGCTACAAGAATGCCGATATCATCATTCAGCAGCGCGACGATGTCACTGGCAAAAACCAGGTGGTGCTCGATGTCATCATCGACAAGAAAGACAAGATGAAGGTGCGCAAGATTATCTTCGACGGCAACGAGAAGCTCTCCGACAGAAAGATCAAGGGCCACCTGTTCAGCAAAGGCCATTTCGGTAAAATCCATGAGGCGGGCAAACTGTACAGTTTCCTGAAATCAAAGAAATTCACACCCGAACGTTATACCGAGGCCAAACAGAAGTTGATTGAGCGTTACAACGAACTGGGCTTCCGCGATGCTACTATCCTCGAAGACTCTGTTTATACGGTCGATGAGAAGCACCTGAACGTGTACCTTAAGATTGACGAAGGCGAGAAATACTATCTGCGCAACATCAACTGGGTGGGCAACACGGTGGTGACCACCGACTATCTGAATGCCGTTCTGGGCATGAAGAAAGGCGATGTGTACAACCAGAAACAGATGAACAAGCGTCTGCGTGATGATGATGACGCCGTGGGCAACTACTATTACAACAACGGTTACGTGTTCTCGAACATCGAACCCACCGAAATCAACATTGTCGGCGACTCCATCGATCTGGAGATGCGCATCTTTGAGGGTCCTCAGGCCCATCTGAACAATGTACGCATCTTCGGTAACGACCGCTTGTATGAAGAGGTGGTACGCCGCGAACTGCGCACCAAGCCCGGTGACCTGTTCTCGAAAGAGGCACTGATGCGTTCGGCTCGTGAAATTGCCTCTATGGGCTATTTCGATGCTGAGAAAGTATCCCCGGATGTGAAACCGAACTACGAAGACGGTACCGTAGATATCAACTGGAACCTTGAGCAGAAATCCAACGACCAGCTCGAACTCTCATTAGGTTGGGGACAGACAGGTATCATCGGTCGTGTGGGTGTGAAGTTCACCAACTTCTCTATGCGCAACCTCTTGGGCAAGAACAAGCTGCATCGCGGCATCCTGCCCTCTGGCGATGGCGAACAGATTGGCCTCAGTTTCCAGACCAACGGACGCTACTATAGCTCGGTATCTACCAACTACTCTACCGGATGGTTTGGCGGCAAACGCCCCAATGCGCTCAATGTCGGAATGTACTACTCTAAGCAGAGCGACGTGTCAAGCAGTTACTACAACAACTCCTGGATGAACACACTCTATAGCTACGGCTCTTATAACACTGGTTATTACAACAACTATGAAAGTTTCCTTGACGATGATAAGTATGTGAAACTCTTTGGCGTTTCCGTTGGTTGGGGTAAGCGTCTGCGCTGGCCCGATGACTACTTCCAGTTGTCGGCTACAGTGGCCTACCAGCGTTATATGCTGAAAGACTGGCGCTACTTCCTCATCTCCAATGGTAACTGTAACAACCTGAACTTCGGTCTGGCACTGTCACGTACCTCAACCGACAATCCTCTCTTCCCCCGTCACGGATCAGAGTTCTCCATTTCACTGACCCTTACTCCACCCTGGTCGCTCTTCGACGGTAAGGACTATGCCAACCTGGCTACTGCCGAAACCTATCAGAACGACCGTGAGCGCTATGACGCCGAACAGCAGGATAAATACCGTTGGATTGAATATCATAAATGGAAGTTCAAGACCCGAACCTATACCGCACTCACCGGCGGACAGAAATGTTTCGTGCTGATGACACGTATAGAAATGGGCTTGCTCGGTGCCTACAACCACAACAAGAAATCTCCCTTCGAGTATTTCTACATGGGTGGCGACGGCATGAGCGGCTATAGCACCAGCTATGCTGAGGAGACCATCGGTCTGCGTGGTTACGAGAACGGTTCGCTGACGCCCTACGGACAGGAAGGCTATGCCTACGACCGTTTCTCACTCGAACTGCGCTATCCCTTCATGCTGGGCAACACCACCATCTATGGTCTGACCTTTGCCGAAGCAGGTAATGCATGGCACAGCACACGCGACTTCAACCCCTTCTCAATGAAGCGTTCTGCCGGTTTGGGCGTGCGTATCTATCTGCCTATGGTGGGTCTGATGGGTATCGACTGGGCCTACGGTTTCGACAAGGTTTACCAGGGAACAACTCAGGAAAGCCGTGGTGGCAGCAACTTCCACTTCGTACTCGGACAAGAATTCTAACATAGTTTACAGTTAATAGTTAAAAGTTTACAGTTATGATTAGAAAAATTATTCTTTGCGCTATCTGCATCATCTGCAGTTTCAGCTCGGCTTCTGCCCAGAAGTTCGCCTTGATCGACATGGACTATATATTCAAGAATATACCCGCCTATGAACGTGCCAACGAGCAGTTGGCCCAGGTGTCACGCAAGTGGCAGGCTGAGGTCGATGCCCTGAACACAGAGGCCCAGACCATGTACAAGAACTATCAGAACGAAGTGGTATTCCTTTCTGCTGAGCAGAAGAAGAGCCGTCAGGATGCTATCATGGAGAAAGAGAAGGAGGCAGCCGAACTGAAACGTAAGTACTTCGGACCAGAGGGCGAACTGTTCAAGAAACGCTCGTCGCTGATGTCGCCCATTCAGGAAGAGGTATATAATGCCGTTAAGGATATCGCCGACCTGCGCGGCTATCAGCTGGTGCTCGACCGTGCCAGTGATACCGGCATCATCTTCGGTTCGCCAAAGATAGACATATCCAATGAGGTGCTCCAGAAACTGGGCTATGCCAATTAAACGAAACTGGCAGTAGCTCGTCATATCGATAAACAATCTTTACAATAAAATGAATCAATAAACAGTTTTTATTATTAAGGAAATAACAAAAATCAATAACACAACAATGAAAAAACTTATTCTTTGCGCTATCTGCGCTATCTGCGGTCTCACCGCTCAGGCTCAGGCCAAGTTCGGCCACGTGAACACTCAGGAGATCATTCAGGCTATGCCCGAATTCACCACTGCCCGCACTGAGATTGAAAACCTCACCAAGCAGTATGAAGCTGACTTGAAGTCTATGCAGGACGAACTGCAGAAGAAGGGCGAGGCTTTCGACAAGGAGCAGGCCACTCTTCCCGATAATATCAAACAGCGCCGTCAGCAGGAACTGCAGGATATGTACCAGAAAATCCAGCAGAGCTTCCAGGACAACCAGCAGGCTCTTCAGCGTGCTCAGCAGGAGAAGATGGCTGCCATCCAGACCAAGGTGATCGATGCTATCAAGGCAGTAGGCCAGGCTGGCAACTATGTTTACATTATGGAGATGGGTGCCGGTATCCCCTACATCAGCACTACCCTTTCTGAAGATGTTACTGCTCAAGTGAAAACCAAGCTTGGACTGAAGTAATCAATTAAAATATCGTATATGAAGCGAATTATTCTTACATTCTTCGCTTTCCTGCCATTGGCTCTTCTGGCTCAGTCAGAACAGCCAATGGCAGGTGAGGTTTCAGAAGAAACAACCGAAACAGCCCCTCAGCAGACCCTCCTTTTTGGCTATCTCAGCTATGATGCCGTGATGAAGACCATGCCGGAATATGCAGCTGCTCAAGATACGCTCAGAGTGGAGCGTGAAGCCTTTGAAAAGGAGATGAAGCGCATTGAGGACGAGTTCAACCAGAAATATGAATCGTTTCTGGAAGGACAACGTGAATTTCCCCGCACCATTCTTCTCAAACGCCAGAATGAGTTGCAGGAACTGATGCAGCGCAATGTAGAATTCAAGGCTCAGGCTCGTGAGGAACTGCGTCAGCGCGAGGAACAGCTCATGATGCCTGTACGTATCCGCCTGAACGAAGGCATTGCCGCCATTGCCCGCAAAAACGGTCTGGCCCTGGTGGTGAACACCGATACCAATGCCTGTCCCTTTATCGAACCTTCCATGGGCCTCTCTATCCAGAACGAGACCATAGAATTTTTGAAATAGGAACTATAAATACTATAGGCACTATAGGTACTATAGGCACTATAGGTACTATAGATACTATAGCCACTATAGAAACTATCCCCACTATCCCACTCCCCCTCTCTAAAAAAAACAACCCATGTTCTCCAAATCTCCCGGCCCCATCGGCATCTTCGACAGCGGTTACGGCGGACTGACCATCCTTCATGGTATTCGCCAGCAACTACCCGAGTACGACTATCTGTATCTGGGCGATAATGCACGTGCACCTTACGGTCCACGGTCGTTCGATGTGGTCTATGAGTTCACCCGTCAGGCAGTACGATTCCTTTTCGAGCGAGGCTGTCAGCTGGTCATCCTGGGGTGTAATACTGCCTCGGCAAAAGCCTTGCGCAGCATACAGCAGAAGGATCTGCCCCAGTGGGATGCCGACCGCCGTGTGCTAGGCATCATCCGTCCTACTGCCGAAATCATCGGTTCACTGACCAAGAGCCGTCATGTGGGAATACTGGCCACTGAGGGTACTATCAAGAGTGAGAGTTACAACCTGGAGATAAAGAAGTTGCATCCAGACATTGAGGTGACTGGTGTGGCCTGCCCGTTCTGGGTGCCACTGGTAGAATACAATGAGGCCGACTCGCCCGGAGCCGACTATTTTGTGAAGAAGAACCTCGACCAACTGATGCGTATCGACCCGCAAATCGATGCCATCATTCTTGGGTGTACCCATTATCCCCTACTCATGCCGAAGATTCTGAAGTATATCCATCCGGGCATACGTGTCATCCCGCAGGGAGAGTATGTGGCCAGCGCCTTGACCGACTACCTGCACCGTCACACGGATCTTGAGGCACGCTGTTCAAAGGGAGGCACCGCCCATTATCTGACCACCGAGAATGCCGACACCTTCCGTCAGCAAGCCCAGCTGTTCCTTCACGAACCGGTAGAGGCCGAGAAAATAATATTAGGATAAAACTATAGGAACTATAAATACTATAGGAACTATAGCCACTATAGGAACTATAGGCACTATACCCACTATAAAACAAAAAAAACTATGCAAGAAACCCGCCAAAATAAAATTGCTCGCCTGCTACAGAAAGAGCTGAGCGTTATTTTCCAGGAACAAACCCGCTCCATGCACGGAGTGATGGTATCAGTGACCCGCACCAAGGTGTCGCCCGATTTGGGCATCTGCACTGCCTACCTGAGCATTTTTCCCTCAGAACGTGGTGAGGAACTGCTGAAAAACATTGAGAAGAGCAACCAGCAGATTCGCTTCGCTTTGGGCCAGCGTGTACGCCACCAGTTGCGCATCATCCCCGA
The sequence above is a segment of the Prevotella sp. E9-3 genome. Coding sequences within it:
- a CDS encoding two-component regulator propeller domain-containing protein, with amino-acid sequence MKRLIFTYLLLTFFVFAQAQTNIHQRQLTMDDGLLANSVTQIVQDNRGFLWIGTANGLSRYDGVSIENYRLSELDATHGVNALLALNDGDLLIGTRQTVYQFSFDTEEFTALPFEDTLNVSSLATDFDGNLWIATHNQGVVRYNKKEELVQEYHLYEVSDDVDMIYADNDNQIWALSKDGVVPLWRLDKLTDTFSPANLLSASPNSITMLQTSDKRLWLGTWEHGIMLIHDDGSLEPMPIPTGGHCQHIRTLFELSPTQLLLGCDDGLWVFDTQLHTYNLYTPQRFIQAITRDHEGGLWIGTMHNGVTYLSPIAHRFSHSPVGLTAHFCEDRYGNLWVTREHGGLDCYRNHHLVETFNTSRLDGLSIHSLCADGSNLWIGTYSDGVYQFSPTTGRLRHYETTNDEQSLYDPNSCTLLRDRKGRIWVATMQGLCVYNPNTDRFERKAAVASVPIDIDEDSKGRLWISTQGNGIWRYDKNNGSIKHFRRDGRNEATLSDNIVNSTIIDSNGTLWAGTQNGLCHFDEKNDCFRRVKLGVPRQVVSAIIEDQGALWLSGDFGILRYQEGKNLQRFTRQDGLGSEKFQPNSAWKANDGCIYFGNISGIDSFYPYQIKVNQHAPAVFITGLEINNQRVDIGGWHLPIVFEKLKQLDIWYNDRMFSLSFASLSYCSPEKNMYAYKLEGFDKDWNFVGNTQKVTYTNLPAGKYTFLVRGTNNDGIWSENITSLPIEVHPPYWLSTYAKIFYVILFIVLVTGFIRFRLFLTERRHRKEIALLNEAKKEEMRVARIEFFTMIAHEIRTPVSLIIGPLETLKEKLKTYLYNHSVNTEELDFQELKGTLQVIDRNANRLLELINQLLDFRKVEQHRMEMNFSPQNIRQLLQSVADNFSTALKTQGLKFSVSLPDSQFTASVDREAIVKVVTNLLSNAQKYTHSSIELCSKPLPDGKHFSIAVYDDGEGIAKEDLKNIFDPFFQGRNNKPGTGIGLNIVKHVVEQHHGTIDIQSEPGKGTRFTIILPIAQDFNSDSKAVDSPSEKNDVSPAIVEQKKDEKPTMLIVDDNEDMLTFLVTTFMDNFETIAAHDGNEALQILKESLVVKDGQTPTSTVDIIISDWMMPDTDGIELCSSIRQNTATKHIPFILLTAKTDSDSKVRAMEAGVDAYIEKPFAVKYLEACIHNLLNRKPQTDGLLSKNNLK
- a CDS encoding DUF6242 domain-containing protein, which translates into the protein MKKYHYVFGMLLSMSITLSSCLGEGSSEVSLYDDAVITSFTLGTLTQYKPGTDEVVTTFSGSTYPMSIDQLNGRIFNRTPLPVGTRINDVLCTIGTLNNGAVALQNLTDEYFNWHNSSVGVDFSKDSTRTFRIFASDASCYRDYKVKITVSSSEGTNFSWGDPVADTTLLKGFSDMRLVAISGKRMLALCGDGSQTVVRTSADNGTTWNDPSTAPALADSAWASAVVKDSTLYLLSNGLIYSTKNGEEWNSITAAPELKQLVAMSTGELFALCKDNTLQASADNGLSWTPQIFEEGLSADSAKTLLNIKDIASTTFNYPASYHADYVLMVGNNGNNTVVWRKIAHYDPIKATDTWSNIPQEEINKFRLPVRHHLSLVHFDDTVLAFADGTSAFQTTDQGITWKDNSTYALPLGEPIRCVAVDGDGRLMAISQGGKVYRGIKY
- a CDS encoding DUF6089 family protein; this translates as MVRKFIVSTVAFLMAIAVSAQDEPEYRLELGAGAGLAAYEGDFNGNILKGMKPMGTAVAKYKMNPRMAWAALIGYGKLKGSSTNADTWLPELNKHPVGFNTSVVDVTLRYEYNFWPFGTGREYYGATRITPFITLGVGMSFGSAEATKDGNTEKVSSAGFQFPIGLGMKYKLADRWNLAVEWTMHFTGTDKLDGKADPYGIKSSGLFKNTDCYSILGATLTYDLWAKCKTCHNDRE
- a CDS encoding isoprenyl transferase; amino-acid sequence: MNNELDMNRIPQHVAIIMDGNGRWATERGKERSYGHQAGVEAVRRITSECTRLGVKYLTLYTFSTENWNRPADEISALMGLVLTSLEDEIFMKNNVRFRVIGDIKRLPAEVQQKLHETEEHTAKNDAMTMVVALSYSSRWEITNAVREIISENPQEITEETITKHLTTSFMPDPDLLIRTGGELRISNYLLWQIAYSELYFCDTYWPDFNEQELHKAIRSFQSRQRRFGKTEAQVEEEVKDEK
- a CDS encoding outer membrane protein assembly factor; the encoded protein is MFYNKQINEIRSAWIVKVLFTLFTIHCSLFTAHAQDFVLNPDINYAGTPRQCEIGGLAVEGVEGYEDYVITGLSGLSVGQSISVPGTEITEAVKRYWKHGLFSKVRITADSIVNSKVFLTIHLALRPKITDITYTGVKKSEREDLEAKLGMAKGMSLTKNLIDRAKILAKKYFDDKGYKNADIIIQQRDDVTGKNQVVLDVIIDKKDKMKVRKIIFDGNEKLSDRKIKGHLFSKGHFGKIHEAGKLYSFLKSKKFTPERYTEAKQKLIERYNELGFRDATILEDSVYTVDEKHLNVYLKIDEGEKYYLRNINWVGNTVVTTDYLNAVLGMKKGDVYNQKQMNKRLRDDDDAVGNYYYNNGYVFSNIEPTEINIVGDSIDLEMRIFEGPQAHLNNVRIFGNDRLYEEVVRRELRTKPGDLFSKEALMRSAREIASMGYFDAEKVSPDVKPNYEDGTVDINWNLEQKSNDQLELSLGWGQTGIIGRVGVKFTNFSMRNLLGKNKLHRGILPSGDGEQIGLSFQTNGRYYSSVSTNYSTGWFGGKRPNALNVGMYYSKQSDVSSSYYNNSWMNTLYSYGSYNTGYYNNYESFLDDDKYVKLFGVSVGWGKRLRWPDDYFQLSATVAYQRYMLKDWRYFLISNGNCNNLNFGLALSRTSTDNPLFPRHGSEFSISLTLTPPWSLFDGKDYANLATAETYQNDRERYDAEQQDKYRWIEYHKWKFKTRTYTALTGGQKCFVLMTRIEMGLLGAYNHNKKSPFEYFYMGGDGMSGYSTSYAEETIGLRGYENGSLTPYGQEGYAYDRFSLELRYPFMLGNTTIYGLTFAEAGNAWHSTRDFNPFSMKRSAGLGVRIYLPMVGLMGIDWAYGFDKVYQGTTQESRGGSNFHFVLGQEF
- a CDS encoding OmpH family outer membrane protein, producing MIRKIILCAICIICSFSSASAQKFALIDMDYIFKNIPAYERANEQLAQVSRKWQAEVDALNTEAQTMYKNYQNEVVFLSAEQKKSRQDAIMEKEKEAAELKRKYFGPEGELFKKRSSLMSPIQEEVYNAVKDIADLRGYQLVLDRASDTGIIFGSPKIDISNEVLQKLGYAN